In the Sarcophilus harrisii chromosome 3, mSarHar1.11, whole genome shotgun sequence genome, one interval contains:
- the LOC100918206 gene encoding olfactory receptor 52E4-like, translating to MTAFNFTHVRPSFFILKGIPGLEDTHIWISIPFSTMYFITVLGNCTILFIITTERTLHKPMFLLLCMLALTDLGMSTTTIPKALCIFWFNQREITFEGCLTQLFFIHSISALQSAVLMTMAFDRYVAICEPLRYATILSNGRIGLIGLVSLVRAIIFILPMPVLLQHMPFCTSRVIPTTYCEHMAVVKMVCADTTINRMYGLVVALVVIGLDLSAIGSSYVFIIRAVMRLSSKEAHHKAVNTCTTHICVMLTSYTPPLFSFLAHRFGRGIPPHIHIILGNLYFLVPPMLNPIIYGVKTKEFRDKVTKYCCWKKEPITIAPDQKPV from the coding sequence ATGACTGCCTTCAACTTTACCCATGTGAGGCCTTCCTTCTTCATCCTAAAGGGCATTCCTGGATTGGAGGATACCCATATTTGGATATCAATACCATTCTCTACTATGTATTTCATCACTGTTCTAGGTAACTGCACCATCCTTTTCATTATCACCACAGAGCGCACACTGCACAAGCCCATGTTCCTGCTCCTTTGCATGCTAGCCCTCACTGATCTGGGCATGTCCACTACGACCATTCCCAAAGCTCTGTGCATTTTCTGGTTTAATCAAAGAGAGATCACCTTCGAGGGATGTTTGACCCAGCTGTTCTTCATCCATTCCATTTCAGCCCTGCAATCAGCAGTTTTGATGACCATGGCTTTTGATCGTTATGTGGCAATCTGTGAGCCACTGCGCTATGCCACCATCCTCTCCAATGGCCGCATAGGTCTCATTGGGTTGGTCAGTTTAGTGAGAGCCATAATTTTTATCCTCCCAATGCCTGTTCTTCTCCAACACATGCCATTTTGTACAAGCCGGGTGATCCCCACAACCTACTGTGAACACATGGCGGTGGTGAAAATGGTGTGTGCAGACACCACTATCAACCGTATGTATGGCCTTGTGGTCGCCTTAGTGGTCATTGGTCTGGACCTCTCTGCCATTGGCTCATCCTATGTGTTTATCATCCGGGCAGTGATGCGACTTTCCTCCAAGGAAGCTCACCACAAGGCAGTCAACACCTGCACTACACACATCTGTGTGATGCTCACATCTTATACACCtccacttttttccttccttgcacATCGGTTTGGTCGGGGCATCCCACCCCATATTCACATCATCCTTGGCAACCTTTACTTTCTCGTGCCTCCCATGCTCAACCCCATCATTTATGGAGTAAAGACTAAGGAATTTCGGGACAAAGTAACCAAATATTGTTGCTGGAAGAAGGAGCCCATCACCATAGCTCCTGATCAGAAGCCTGTCTGA